From a region of the Buteo buteo chromosome 7, bButBut1.hap1.1, whole genome shotgun sequence genome:
- the SDF2 gene encoding stromal cell-derived factor 2, giving the protein MGTEVAGRRVPPVLVPVLVLALGAAVRGGPGPVTCGSVVKLLNVRHNVRLHSHDVRYGSGSGQQSVTGVSAADDGNSYWRVRGRTAAVCERGTPVRCGQAIRLTHLGTGRNLHSHRFASPLSGNQEVSAFGEAGEGDYLDDWTVVCSGTYWARDGEVRFQHASTDVFLSVTGEQYGRPIHGQKEVHGMAASSQNNYWKVMEGIFMQPSEVFKAERYHAEL; this is encoded by the exons ATGGGGACGGAGGTGGCGGGCCGGCGGGTACCGCCGGTTCTGGTGCCGGTGCTGGTGCTGGCCTTGGGCGCGGCGGTGCGCGGTGGTCCCGGCCCCGTTACCTGCGGCTCCGTAGTGAAGCTGCTCAACGTGCGGCACAATGTCCGTCTGCACTCGCACGACGTTCGCTACGGCTCCG GTAGCGGGCAGCAGTCGGTGACCGGGGTGTCGGCGGCGGATGACGGGAACAGCTACTGGCGGGTCCGGGGCCGTACGGCGGCCGTCTGCGAGCGGGGCACGCCGGTGCGCTGCGGGCAGGCCATCCGCCTCACCCACCTGGGCACAGGCCGCAACCTCCACAGCCACCGCTTCGCCTCCCCACTCTCCGGAAACCAG GAGGTGAGCGCGTTCGGGGAGGCTGGTGAGGGCGACTACCTGGATGACTGGACAGTGGTGTGCAGTGGGACCTACTGGGCGCGGGACGGCGAGGTGCGCTTCCAACACGCCTCCACCGACGTCTTCCTCTCGGTGACGGGGGAGCAGTACGGGCGACCCATCCATGGGCAGAAGGAGGTGCACGGCATGGCTGCCTCCAGCCAGAATAACTACTGGAAGGTGATGGAGGGCATCTTCATGCAGCCTAGCGAGGTCTTCAAAGCAGAGCGGTACCACGCTGAGTTGTGA
- the BLTP2 gene encoding bridge-like lipid transfer protein family member 2, with product MPPPLPAVLLGLVVVALLAGLLARWLACRLAVTWCRQKLHAELKIGSFGFFWAQNISLKFQQEQQTVEIDNVWISSKLSRELPRYFELCFGEVRIRTDLQKGRGFQPSILEAPREADGDESRADLTLKPSLLRLLSQLFSIHMDSINIMVLHVATSESLWHIQASKTRLLLNGDGKSLTCEVSLTKVNSKVLRSSQLDDTCLAELALALSLSLEISSKWRLVGVRLCVWTLQAELHEGLFCSPLLHRITARAQRSSVGEQPSAGSGEPLKSLSLLSRDTLQLIPRRVEVKLESTSMVLSMNSQKRHLTWSLKLLQFLYQREEEQIPLRNFTPTSDLDQMSVDLQLEDGLLLSQSRQRIVCLNSLKTSVQVTAIDLSAAVLLNTCIIHYRHQEFSHWLGLLAQEYRCRAVPVPSEGHKGRSYPQIIAPIILCASLSNVNVSVQLGDTPPFALGFNSISADYQHLRPQSVHQRAVLAVDHLCWRVGNDSHIQRAPHPPNMHVWGEALILDSFNLQGSYNQPLGMSSAQSDTLFLDCTIRGLQVESSDTCTECLARVLPLFCPRPSGAGLAKQPPSASAEPWGLLWKVDLKVEDVNLFTLSALVGALELRLDTLTILGSAESCTVSVQGMVLALVKSITEKMQPCCKAPAIPNPVANLSMLSVTYHSSIRSLEVQCGEGLAVLWSPPDHMHLYHHTLATLQCHEALQSALGHRTPHSPLPESPASHPVTPTEAPGPLQPDGTSPKRLLSLSLELSSAKLTAFVSEANYISLAAERTSVSWHGGALHGYCPELAAGFDGHSIFSFKEVEVKLLPELEEVILHRCAFPTLRTLRNRGWAFSFASVTIEFPYQYDFSRTLDAAVGVQKWLKGLHRRGRPASTALPPDLLLKVTHFSWVFLDDVFEVKLRDNYELMKDESKESAKRLQLLDTKVAALRKQHGELLPARKIEELYASLEKKNIEIYIQRSRRLYANTPMRRALLTWTLAHLELVAMADESFHGTERVLEQMRDVDGVSPFPPEGLEMVTQWCRMMKGRVGSFFVRIRDYPRYLFEIRNWQLSGRLIGAEQCGQACSRRRQVLKLGLPWGDATVERNMPPLKFYHDFHSEISQYTIVWGPCWDPAWTLIGQCVDLLTKPSEDPSAPLPWWDKSRLLFHGDWHMDIEQANLHQLATEDPYNTTENMHWEWSHLSFHWKPGQFVFKGNLDINVRTASKYDDCCFLHLPDLCMTLDLQWLCHGNPHDHHGVVLRSPEFLPEVPVGQQYDSYRAFRSENLNLSIRMDLTRPSEEHSQPRILLYSSTLRWMQNFWATWTSVTRPICRGKLFNNMKPSKKKLGQHYKQLSYTALFPRLQVHYWASFAQQRGIQVECCQGHIFTRGTQRLIPQAGTVMRRLISEWSITQMVSDLSQVTVHLMASTCDENADHRLDTLVKKTHLLSLSSLTYQRHSNRTAEEELPLRDGDDGFHTHQLHLVDLRASWTTTNRDIAFGLYDGYKKAAVLKRNLSTEALKGLKIDTQLQAKKLKRGPLSAHSAPARVTAPITSGRPERASSGGAYMLQKLIEETDKFVVFTEEESGASEQLCGIAACQTDDIYNRNCLIELVNCQMVLRGAETEGCVIVSAAKAQLLQCQHHPAWYGDTLKQKTSWTCLLDGMQYFATTESSPTEREHGQLWLEVKNIEEHRQRSLDSVQELMESGQAVGGMVSTTTDWNQPSEAQQTQQVQRIISRCSCRMYYISYSHDIDPELATQIKPPETPANQEKEDLLKKQEGAVDTFTLIHHDLEISTNPAQYAMILDIVNNLLLHVEPKRKEHSEKKQRVRFQLEISSNPEEQRSSILHLQEAVRQHVAQIRQLEKQMYSNVKSLQDDSKNESLLDLNHRLQQQLSQEKADLQLESEELNILIRCFKDFQLQRANKMELRKQPEDVSVARRTEFYFAQARWRLTEEDGQLGIAELELQRFLYSKVNKSDDTAEHLLELGWVTMNNLLPNAVYKVVLRPQSSCQSGRQLALRIFSKVRPPVGGISIKEHFEVNVVPLTIQLTHQFFHRMMGFFFPGRNVEEEEVGDEEDKSKLVTTGIPVVKPRQLIVADDSLGPGKGVAQGLNRTSGVRRSFRKAPEHPVDDIDKMKERAAMNNSFIYIKIPQVPLCVSYKGEKNSVDWGDLNLVLPCLEYHNNTWTWLDFAMAVKRDSRKALVAQVIKEKLRLKPAAGVETRGKLENKSDGTIQQQEEDEKARLLIGLSVGEKNPSKKSIFGRRK from the exons atgccgccgccgctgcccgccgtgCTGCTCGGCCTCGTCGTCGTCGCGCTGCTCGCCGGGCTGCTGGCGCG GTGGCTGGCATGTCGCCTGGCTGTCACCTGGTGCCGGCAGAAGCTTCACGCGGAGCTGAAGATTGGGTCCTTCGGCTTCTTCTGGGCCCAGAACATCAGCCTGAAGttccagcaggagcagcagactGTG GAGATCGACAACGTCTGGATCTCCAGTAAACTGAGCCGGGAGCTGCC GCGCTACTTTGAGCTGTGTTTTGGCGAGGTGCGAATCCGCACAGATCTCCAGAAGGGCCGTGGGTTCCAGCCGTCCATCCTGGAGGCTCCCAGAGAAGCCGATGGAGATGAAAGCAGAGCAGACCTGACTCTTAAACCCTCCCTGCTGAGGCTCCTTAGCCAG cTCTTTTCCATCCACATGGACTCCATCAACATCATGGTTCTGCACGTGGCCACCTCAGAGTCTCTCTGGCACATCCAGGCCAGCAAGACACGTCTCCTCCTGAACGGTGACGGGAAGAG cCTGACCTGTGAGGTGAGCCTGACAAAGGTGAACAGCAAAGTCCTCCGGAGCAGCCAGCTG GATGACAcctgcctggcagagctggCCCTGGCACTCTCCCTCTCACTGGAGATCAGCAGCAAGTGGCGGCTGGTGGGCGTCAGGCTGTGCGTCTGgaccctgcaggcagagctacACGAAGGGCTCTTCTGCAGCCCACTGCTGCACCGCATCACTGCCAGGGCCCAGCGCAGCAGCGTGGGGGAACAGCCCAGCGCAG GCTCGGGGGAGCCCCTGAAGTCCCTGTCTCTGCTGAGCAGGGACACGCTGCAGCTCATCCCCAGGAGGGTGGAGGTGAAGCTGGAGAGCACCAGCATGGTGCTGTCTATGAACAGCCAGAAGAG GCACCTCACCTGGAGCCTGAAGCTGCTGCAGTTTCTATATCAGCGTGAAGAGGAGCAGATCCCGCTGCGCAACTTCACGCCCACTTCAGACCTGGACCAAATGAGTGTAGACCTCCAGCTGGAGG acGGCCTTCTCCTGTCCCAGAGCCGCCAGCGCATCGTGTGCCTCAACTCCCTGAAGACCAGCGTGCAG GTCACAGCCATTGACCTCTCAGCTGCCGTGCTGCTCAACACCTGCATCATCCACTACCGTCACCAAGAGTTTTCACACTGGCTGGGCCTCTTGGCACAGGAATACAGGTGCCGGGCGGTGCCTGTCCCCAGCGAAGGGCACAAGGGAAG GAGCTACCCCCAAATCATAGCGCCCATCATCCTGTGTGCCTCGCTGTCCAATGTCAATGTGTCAGTGCAGCTGGGGGACACGCCACCCTTCGCCTTGGGCTTCAACTCCATCTCTGCAG aCTACCAGCACCTGCGGCCGCAGAGCGTGCACCAGCGAGCGGTGCTGGCCGTGGACCACCTCTGCTGGCGCGTGGGCAATGACTCGCACATCCAGCGTGCCCCACATCCCCCCAACATGCATGTGTGGGGAGAAGCCCTCATCCTCGACTCCTTCAACCTGCAG GGCAGCTACAACCAGCCCCTGGGCATGTCCAGTGCCCAGTCAGACACGCTTTTCCTGGACTGCACTATCCGGGGGTTGCAAGTGGAGTCGTCGGACACCTGCACAGAGTGCCTGGCTAGGGTCCTGCCCCTGTTCTGCCCAAGGCCCAGTGGAGCTGGGCTTGCCAAGCAGCCGCCCTCTGCCTCAGCTGAGCCCTGGGGGCTGCTCTGGAAGGTGGATCTGAAGGTGGAGGACGTGAACCTTTTCACACTCTCAGCTCTGGTGG GTGCCCTGGAGCTGCGGCTGGACACGTTGACCATCCTGGGGAGTGCCGAGAGCTGCACGGTCAGCGTCCAAGGCATGGTGCTGGCCTTGGTGAAGAGCATCACGGAGAAGATGCAGCCATGCTGCAAAGCTCCTGCCATCCCTAATCCGGTGGCCAACCTCTCCATGCTCTCTGTCACCTACCACAGCAGCATCCGCTCCCTGGAG GTGCAGTGCGGCGAGGGGCTGGCGGTGCTGTGGAGCCCACCCGACCACATGCACTTGTACCATCACACCCTGGCCACCCTGCAGTGCCACGAAGCCTTGCAGAGCGCCCTTGGCCACAGGACGCCTCATTCCCCGCTCCCAGAGAGCCCAGCATCCCACCCAGTCACCCCTACTGAGGCACCAGGGCCCCTCCAGCCAGATGGGACCTCCCCCAAAAGACTCCTGTCCCTGTCACTGGAGCTGAGCTCTGCCAAGCTCACAGCCTTTGTCTCTGAGGCCAACTACATCAGCCTGGCTGCCGAACGGACCTCCGTGAGCTGGCACGGCGGTGCCCTGCACGGCTACTGCCCCGAGCTGGCCGCTGGCTTTGACGGACACAGCATCTTCAGCTTCAAGGAGGTGGAGGTGaagctgctgccagagctggaGGAGGTCATCTTGCACCGCTGCGCCTTCCCCACCCTGCGCACCCTCCGCAACCGTGGCTGGGCCTTCTCCTTTGCCAGCGTGACCATCGAGTTCCCCTACCAGTACGACTTCTCCCGCACGCTGGACGCTGCTGTGGGCGTGCAGAAGTGGCTGAAAGGCCTGCATCGGCGTGGCCGCCCTGCCAGCACGGCGCTGCCCCCCGACCTCCTGCTCAAAGTGACGCACTTCTCCTGGGTCTTCCTGGACGACGTCTTTGAGGTCAAGTTACGAGACAACTATGAGCTGATGAAGGACGAAAGCAAGGAGAGTGCCAAGCGGTTGCAGCTGCTGGACACCAAGGTGGCTGCGCTGCGCAAGCAGCACGGCGAGTTGCTGCCTGCCCGTAAGATCGAGGAGCTCTATGCCTCGCTGGAGAAGAAGAACATCGAGATCTACATCCAGCGCTCGCGGCGCCTCTATGCCAACACACCCATGCGGAGGGCCCTCCTCACCTGGACCCTGGCCCACTTGGAGCTGGTGGCCATGGCTGACGAGTCCTTCCACGGCACGGAGCGTGTGTTGGAACAGATGAGGGACGTGGACGGCGTCAGCCCGTTCCCCCCTGAGGGTCTGGAGATGGTCACCCAGTGGTGCCGCATGATGAAGGGCAGAGTTGGCAGCTTCTTCG TGCGGATCCGCGACTACCCTCGCTACCTCTTTGAGATCCGGAACTGGCAGCTCTCCGGCCGGCTGATCGGAGCCGAGCAGTGTGGCCAGGCCTGCTCCCGGCGCCGCCAGGTCCTGAAGCTGGGACTGCCCTGGGGAGATGCGACAGTGGAGAGGAACATGCCACCCTTGAAGTTCTACCACGACTTCCACT CTGAGATCTCCCAGTACACCATCGTCTGGGGGCCCTGCTGGGACCCGGCCTGGACCCTGATCGGCCAGTGCGTGGATCTCCTCACCAAGCCCTCAGAGGACCCCAGCGCCCCATTGCCCTGGTGGGACAAGAGCCGCCTTCTCTTCCACGGGGACTGGCACATGGACATTGAACAGGCCAACCTGCACCAGCTGGCCACCGAG GACCCCTACAACACCACGGAGAACATGCACTGGGAATGGAGCCACCTCTCCTTCCACTGGAAGCCCGGGCAGTTCGTCTTCAAGGGCAACCTGGACATCAACGTCCGGACAGCCTCCAA GTACGACGACTGCTGCTTCCTGCACCTGCCCGATCTCTGCATGACGCTGGACCTGCAGTGGCTGTGCCACGGGAACCCCCATGACCACCACGGCGTGGTGCTGCGCTCCCCCGAGTTCCTGCCCGAGGTGCCGGTGGGGCAGCAGTACGACTCCTACCGTGCCTTCCGCTCCGAGAACCTCAACCTCTCCATCCGGATGGACCTGACACGGCCCAGTGAGG AGCACTCCCAGCCCCGGATCCTGCTCTACAGCAGCACCCTCCGCTGGATGCAGAACTTTTGGGCCACGTGGACCAGCGTGACGCGCCCCATCTGTCGCGGGAAGCTCTTCAACAACATGAAACCCAGTAAGAAGAAGCTGGGGCAGCATTACAAGCAGTTGTCTTATACCGCGCTCTTCCCCCGGCTGCAG GTGCATTACTGGGCATCCTTTGCCCAACAGCGGGGGATCCAGGTGGAGTGCTGCCAGGGGCACATCTTCACTCGCGGTACCCAACGGCTTATCCCGCAAG ccgGCACAGTGATGCGACGCCTCATTTCGGAGTGGAGCATCACACAGATGGTGAGCGACCTGAGCCAGGTCACCGTGCACCTCATGGCCTCCACTTGTGACGAGAATGCCGACCACCGGCTCGACACCCTGGTGAAGAAAACCCATCTGCTGAGCCTGTCCTCCCTCACCTACCAGCGGCACAGCAACCGCACGGCTGAGGAG GAGCTGCCCCTGCGGGATGGGGACGATGGTTTCCACACGCACCAGCTGCACTTGGTGGACCTGCGGGCGTCCTGGACCACCACCAACCGGGACATCGCCTTCGGCCTCTACGACGGCTACAAGAAAGCGGCTGTGCTCAAGCGCAACCTCTCCACCGAGGCCCTGAAGGGGCTGAAGATCGACACGCAGCTGCAAGCCAAGAAGCTGAAGCGGGGCCCGCTCTCTGCTCACTCCGCCCCTGCCAGAGTGACTGCTCCCATCACCAGCGGCCGTCCTGAGAGAGCCTCCTCAGGGG GGGCCTACATGCTGCAGAAGCTCATTGAGGAGACGGACAAGTTCGTGGTCTTCACGGAGGAGGAGTCGGGGGCTAGCGAGCAGCTGTGCGGCATTGCCGCCTGCCAAACCGATGACATCTACAACCGCAACTGCCTCATCGAACTGGTCAACTGCCAG ATGGTGCTGCGCGGTGCGGAGACAGAGGGCTGCGTGATCGTGTCCGCTGCAAAggcccagctgctgcagtgccAGCACCACCCCGCCTGGTACGGGGACACGCTGAAGCAGAAGACGTCCTGGACCTGCTTGCTGGACGGCATGCAGTACTTTGCCACGACGGAGAGCAGCCCCACTGAGAGGGAGCACGGGCAGCTCTGGCTGGAG GTGAAAAATATTGAGGAGCATCGGCAGCGGAGCCTGGATTCGGTGCAGGAGCTGATGGAGAGCGGGCAGGCGGTGGGGGGCATGGTCAGCACCACCACAG acTGGAACCAGCCATCAGAAGCCCAGCAGACCCAGCAGGTGCAGAGGATCATCTCTCGCTGCAGCTGCCGCATGTACTATATCAGCTACAGCCATGACATTGACCCCGAGCTGGCCACGCAGATAAAGCCCCCCGAGACTCCCGCCAACCAGGAGAAGGAGGATCTGCTGAAGAAGCAGGAGG GAGCTGTGGATACGTTCACGCTGATCCACCACGACCTGGAGATCTCCACCAACCCTGCGCAGTATGCCATGATCCTTGACATAGTCAACAACTTGCTGCTGCACGTGGAGCCCAAACGCAAG GAGCACAGTGAGAAGAAACAGCGAGTGCGCTTCCAGCTGGAAATCTCCAGCAATCCTGAGGAGCAGCGCAGCAGTATCCTACACCTGCAAGAGGCCGTGAGGCAGCATGTCGCCCAGATCCGGCAGCTGGAGAAGCAGATGTACTCCAATGTGAAG TCCCTGCAGGATGACAGCAAAAACGAGAGCCTTCTCGACCTcaaccacaggctgcagcagcagctgagccaGGAGAAAGCTGACCTGCAGCTAGAGAGTGAGGAGCTGAACATACTGATCAG gtgcTTCAAGGACTTCCAGCTGCAGCGAGCCAACAAGATGGAGCTGCGAAAGCAGCCGGAGGATGTGAGCGTGGCACGGCGGACCGAGTTCTACTTTGCCCAAGCACGTTGGCGCTTGACTGAGGAGGACGGGCAGCTGGGCATAGCTGAGCTGGAGCTCCAGCGCTTCCTCTACAGCAAG GTCAACAAGTCTGATGACACGGCTGAGCATCTGCTGGAACTGGGTTGGGTCACGATGAACAACCTCCTGCCCAACGCTGTGTACAAG GTGGTGCTGCGTCCCCAGAGCTCCTGCCAGTCCGGACGGCAGCTGGCACTGAGGATTTTCAGCAAGGTCCGGCCACCCGTGGGAGGCATCTCCATCAAGGAGCACTTCGAG GTGAACGTGGTGCCCCTTACGATCCAGCTCACCCACCAGTTCTTCCACAGGATgatgggttttttcttccccgGCCGCaatgtggaggaggaggaggtgggggatGAGGAAGATAAGTCCAAGCTGGTGACGACAG GGATCCCCGTGGTGAAGCCGCGGCAGCTGATCGTGGCTGATGACTCGCTGGGCCCAGGGAAGGGGGTCGCTCAGGGACTGAACCGGACGTCAGGAGTCAGAAGATCATTCCGAAAAGCACCCGAG caTCCCGTGGATGACATCGACAAGATGAAGGAGCGCGCGGCCATGAACAATTCCTTCATCTACATCAAGATCCCGCAGGTGCCACTCTGCGTCAGCTACAAG GGCGAGAAGAACAGCGTGGACTGGGGCGACCTGAACCTGGTGCTGCCGTGCCTGGAGTACCACAACAACACGTGGACGTGGCTGGACTTCGCCATGGCGGTGAAGAGGGACAGCCGCAAAGCCTTGGTGGCACAG GTGATCAAAGAGAAGCTACGCCTGAAGCCAGCGGCGGGCGTGGAAACGCGGGGGAAGCTGGAGAACAAATCAGACGGGACcatccagcagcaggaggaggatgagaAGGCGCGTCTGCTCATCGGTCTGAGCGTGGGCGAGAAGAACCCCAGCAAGAAGTCGATCTTCGGCAGGCGCAAATGA
- the RSKR gene encoding ribosomal protein S6 kinase-related protein — protein MGATSSGPGPAPAPVRPPQGRAVGSWVRALLSRTGPVPVPGSVLALAPRGPAEEPPLPGWPLPQLVSLFLPEFPVRPSARQQQLKILGFVAKGSFGTILKVLDCGREKVCAVKVVPKVEVLRRDTLKQCKEEVSIQRQVRHPFVHGLGDSWQGQRHLFIMCTYCSTGDLHALWRAAGHFAEATVRLFAAELVLVLVYLHDLGIMHRDVKMENILLDERGHLKLTDFGLSRHLRWGERAHTICGTLQYMAPEVLSGGPYSHTADWWSLGVLLFALASGEFPVAPAGDHVAMLERVKESSYEIPPAFSPALARLLAELLCHNPLRRLRYLHHFQGHPFFRGVAFDADLLQKDPVAMAVAPRPLEQPPPDPATFADFDCDLAVSPGRPWPG, from the exons aTGGGAGCAACGAGCAGCGGCCCCGGGCCGGCCCCTGCCCCGGTGCGGCCCCCCCAG GGCCGCGCCGTGGGGTCGTGGGTGCGGGCGCTGCTGAGCCGCACCGGGCCGGTACCGGTACCGGGGTCGGTACTCGCCCTGGCCCCGCGGGGCCCCGCCGAGGAGCCGCCGCTGCCCGGGTGGCCGCTGCCGCAGCTCGTCTCGCTTTTCCTGCCGGAGTTCCCCGTCCGCCCCTCCGCccgccagcagcagctcaaG atCCTGGGCTTCGTGGCCAAAGGCTCCTTCGGGACCATCCTCAAAGTGCTGGACTGCGGGCGGGAGAAGGTCTGCGCCGTGAAG gtcgTCCCCAAAGTGGAGGTGCTGCGCCGCGACACCCTCAAGCAGTGCAAGGAAGAAGTCAGCATCCAG AGACAGGTCAGGCACCCGTTTGTCCACGGGCTGGGGGACAGCTGGCAGGGCCAGCGCCACCTCTTCATCA TGTGCACCTACTGCAGCACCGGAGACCTGCACGCGCTGTGGCGTGCCGCCGGGCACTTTGCCGAAGCCACCGTCCGCCTGTTTGCAGCCgagctggtgctggtgctgg TGTACCTCCATGACCTGGGCATCATGCACAGAGACGTGAAG ATGGAGAACATCCTCCTGGATGAGAGAG GGCACCTCAAGCTCACCGACTTCGGCCTCTCCCGGCACCTGCGGTGGGGCGAGCGAGCCCACACCATCTGCGGCACCCTGCAGTACATGG CCCCGGAGGTGCTGAGCGGGGGGCCCTACAGCCACACAGCCGACTGGTGGTCCCTGGGAGTCCTGCTCTTTGCCCTGGCCAGCGGGGAG tTCCCTGTGGCACCAGCGGGGGACCATGTGGCCATGCTGGAGCGCGTCAAGGAGAGCAGCTACGAGATCCCACCTGCGTTCAGCCCCGCACTGGCCCGGCTGCTTGCCGAG CTGCTGTGCCACAACCCCCTGCGCCGCCTGCGCTACCTCCACCATTTCCAGGGCCACCCCTTCTTCCGCGGGGTGGCCTTCGACGCCGACCTGCTGCAGAAGGACCCGGTGGCCATGGCGGTGGCCCCGCGCCCCCTCGAGCAGCCCCCACCCGATCCTGCCACCTTCGCCGACTTCGACTGCGACCTCGCCGTCTCCCCGGGCCGGCCTTGGCCTGGCTGA